In Candida dubliniensis CD36 chromosome 6, complete sequence, the following are encoded in one genomic region:
- a CDS encoding nuclear import protein, putative (Similar to S. cerevisiae MOG1;~In S. cerevisiae: conserved nuclear protein that interacts with GTP-Gsp1p, which is a Ran homolog of the Ras GTPase family, and stimulates nucleotide release, involved in nuclear protein import, nucleotide release is inhibited by Yrb1p), whose translation MTTELYGGAITITKLPDSFIDISQIRQVPDTQEVFINQLTSNSESFDQSFIIDLLERVDCIDYQEAINLHLQDIVPPNVYNHPIEEKINQDGIIRYFSFVKFIPHYNNKKINSNNLESPKQIITLICLIRLENVDTDVLLQYIIPLKDDLDHDNGDDNGDGDGEGNADEEEEVSFEKFGSTKVDKIVKESYKLFKEIALSFTIKNWNLFA comes from the coding sequence atGACTACAGAATTATATGGAGGAGCAATAACAATCACTAAATTACCCgattcatttattgatatttctCAAATCAGACAAGTTCCTGATACTCAAGAAgtatttattaatcaattaactTCCAACTCAGAATCATTTGATCAATcatttataattgatttattagaaaGAGTTGATTGTATTGATTATCAAGAAGCTATTAATTTACATTTACAAGATATTGTCCCACCTAATGTTTATAATCATcctattgaagaaaaaatcaatcaagaTGGAATAATACGatattttagttttgttaAATTTATACCtcattataataataaaaaaataaattctaataatttagaatctccaaaacaaataattacTTTAATATGTTTAATTCGATTAGAAAATGTTGATACTGATGTTTTATTACAATATATAATTCCATTAAAAGATGATCTTGATCATGataatggtgatgataatggAGATGGTGATGGAGAAGGTAATGcagatgaagaagaggaggtcagttttgaaaaatttggatCTACAAaagttgataaaattgtcaaagaaagttataaattatttaaagaaattgctTTAAGTTttacaattaaaaattggaatttatTTGCATAA
- a CDS encoding RING finger-containing protein, putative, protein MSIPQDLKNTTSTTTTTTTTTTKRSRVSRGGSKQNTTSRRGGERGKGYKKNINLDENSQSNQQVEEIPEDEQCIICAERIKYAALTPCNHTTCHKCTFRQRSLYEKTTCLICRSENDKIIITELINKNYDEIFDNDIIGFNEKYKIKFTKDYIEKDTLSLLKNTCSICQETFSEFKLLIDHGKEIHGKYYCLICCKFKKVFKPELPLYTYKQLQRHQIDGDGDGNGNETGFTGHPECKHCHGKRFYSEDELNVHIRDRHERCYICDQNNPKTADYYKNYDTLYIHFTKVHYVCTVASCIEKRFVVFRDDLDLTAHMLKEHGGITRNGNTNNNNRVIIGSNSHHFSQLSTFNEGNSRRNRDRNRDRDHGSAIGWMGEDDEILQQSPEIKKKRFEERAKHYLNYNQIKIKEFHSLNNNFKNKNINANELLLIYKRDLFIHQTQEELNILIKEFSEFFPNNSELYKDLISIIKDNNNNNNNNNIFEFDSNTPHYEQFPILGGMKANSNIMNSNWVNTRNGSSSPSSSSSTTTTINEKFPALSKPTKKNYVNPNNQPIKYTTVLKPQPNKKKTVLNISQSSNDYIPNYLNNINKASSFSSSSMPILGNSNSNSINSGGGGSSNSSSLVSSRNNSSTTLDDKKFPTLQKKQTKKIIIPRVNQIKVIDPNTWGKQQFQSIKKSTNINNEVDNGNGIEIIDKRKQKMKRKQDKLLFSNAI, encoded by the coding sequence ATGTCAATACCtcaagatttgaaaaatacaacaagtaccaccaccaccactaccaccaccactaccaaaCGTTCAAGGGTTAGTAGAGGAGGAAGTAAACAAAATACAACGTCACGTCGAGGAGGAGAAAGAGGTAAAGGTTATaagaaaaatatcaatcTTGATGAAAATTCTCAATCCAATCAACAAGTTGAAGAAATACCAGAAGATGAACAATGTATAATATGTGCTGAAAGGATTAAATATGCTGCATTAACACCATGTAATCATACCACATGTCATAAATGTACATTTCGACAACGTAGTTTATATGAAAAAACCACTTGTTTAATATGTCGAAgtgaaaatgataaaattattattactgaattaataaataaaaattatgatgaaatttttgataatgatataattggatttaatgaaaaatataaaattaaatttactaaagattatattgaaaaagatacattatctttattaaaaaatacTTGTTCTATTTGTCAAGAAACTTTTTcagaatttaaattattaattgatcatGGTAAAGAAATTCATGGgaaatattattgtttaatttgttgtaaatttaaaaaagttttcaaaCCAGAATTACCTTTATATACTtataaacaattacaaAGACATCAAATTGATGGAGATGGAGATGGAAATGGAAATGAAACAGGATTTACTGGACATCCAGAATGTAAACATTGTCATGGGAAAAGATTTTATTCTgaagatgaattaaatGTTCATATTAGAGATCGTCATGAACGTTGTTATATATGTGATCAAAATAATCCTAAAACTGCtgattattataaaaattATGATACATTATATATTCATTTTACAAAAGTTCATTATGTTTGTACTGTTGCTAGttgtattgaaaaaagatttgTGGTATTTAGAGATGATTTAGATTTAACAGCTCATATGTTGAAAGAACATGGTGGAATCACTAGGAATGgcaatactaataataataatcgaGTAATTATTGGTTCAAATTCTCATCATTTTTCTCAATTATCAACTTTTAATGAAGGAAATTCTCGTCGTAATCGTGATCGTAATCGTGATCGTGATCATGGTTCGGCAATTGGATGGATGggtgaagatgatgaaatattacaacaatcacctgaaattaaaaagaaaagatttGAAGAACGAGCTAaacattatttgaattataatcaaattaaaattaaagaattccattctttaaataataatttcaaaaataaaaatattaatgctaatgaattattattaatttataaacgtgatttatttattcatcaaactcaagaagaattgaatattttaataaaagaaTTTCTGGAATTTTTCCCCAATAATTCAGAATTAtataaagatttaatttctattatcaaagataataataataataataataataataatatatttgaatttgattctaATACTCCACATTATGAacaatttccaattttagGAGGAATGAAAGCTAATAGTAATATTatgaattcaaattggGTGAATACTCGTAATGgttcatcatcaccatcatcatcatcatcaactactactactattaatGAGAAATTTCCTGCTTTATCTAAaccaactaaaaaaaattatgtCAATCCTAATAATCAACCAATTAAATATACTACAGTTTTAAAACCACAACCgaataagaaaaagacTGTTTTAAATATATCTCaatcatcaaatgattATATACCAAATTATctcaacaatatcaataaagCTTCTTcgttttcatcatcatcaatgcCAATATTAGGCAATAGCAATAGCAATAGCATTAATAGTGGTGGAGGTGGATCTAGTAATAGTTCTTCTCTTGTATCATCAAGAAATAATTCTAGTACAACATTAgatgataaaaaatttcCTACAttacaaaagaaacaaactaaaaaaattataataccAAGAgttaatcaaattaaagTTATTGATCCTAATACATGGgggaaacaacaatttcaatctattaaaaaatcaacaaatattaataatgaagttgataatggtaatgggattgaaataattgataaaagaaaacaaaaaatgaaaaggaAACAAGATAAATTGTTATTTAGTAATGcaatttaa
- a CDS encoding alpha-1,6-mannosyltransferase, putative (Similar to S. cerevisiae HOC1;~In S. cerevisiae: alpha-1,6-mannosyltransferase involved in cell wall mannan biosynthesis) has protein sequence MSKYTTTSSRRSGFRRHIPLILTFTILGLLLTFFGFSSFKGAKDIQEVISNLPNDKILGLSNILTTENSKNQGELLIKIEKLHNKYYKDQEERLKKIEKQNNEILQEIHLLKSPPSYASIRDKLTFVYPYDAEVRFPAYIWQTWKHGLNDEKFDEKYREGERQWAYKNPGFVHELFNDDTAHTMVKYLYRQIPEVINAFESLPEVILKMDFFRYLILFAKGGVYADIDTYPIQPIPNWIPENVSPLDIGLIVGIENDSNSPNWRSESVRRLQLGQFVMQSKPGHPILREIIAQIVLYTKKLEVPELNGNPNAKAISIMKWTGSGRFTDVVFQYLNDYILSSIYESINWQHLHNLQVPKLLGDILVLPKMSFSAEDEKNPLSFVKHYGDKIYKQV, from the coding sequence ATGTCAAAATATACAACTACATCATCAAGGAGGTCAGGTTTCCGAAGACATATTCCTCTTATATTAACTTTTACTATACTTGGATTACTTTTAACTTTTTTCGgattttcatcatttaaaGGAGCTAAAGATATTCAAGAAGTTATATCTAATTTAcctaatgataaaatattaGGATTATCTAATATTTTAACTACAGAAAATAGTAAAAATCAAGgagaattattaattaaaattgaaaaattacataataaatattataaagatcaagaagaaagattgaaaaaaattgaaaaacaaaataatgaaattttacaagaaattcatttattaaaatctCCTCCTTCTTATGCTAGTATTCGAGATAAATTAACTTTTGTTTATCCTTATGATGCTGAAGTTAGATTTCCTGCTTATATATGGCAAACTTGGAAACATGgattaaatgatgaaaaatttgatgaaaaatatcGTGAAGGTGAAAGACAATGGGCTTATAAAAATCCAGGATTTGTTcatgaattatttaatgatgatacTGCTCATACAATGgtgaaatatttatatcGACAAATTCCTGAAGTTATTAATGCTTTTGAATCATTACCAGAAgttattttaaaaatggaTTTTTTCCggtatttaattttatttgcTAAAGGTGGAGTTTATGCTGATATTGATACTTATCCTATTCAACCAATTCCTAATTGGATTCCAGAAAATGTTAGTCCTTTAGATATTGGATTGATTGTTGggattgaaaatgattcaaattcaCCAAATTGGAGATCAGAATCAGTTCGAAGATTACAATTAGGTCAATTTGTTATGCAATCAAAACCTGGTCATCCTATATTAAGAGAAATTATTGctcaaattgttttatataCAAAGAAATTAGAAGTACCAGAATTAAATGGTAATCCAAATGCTAAAGCTATATCAATTATGAAATGGACTGGTTCAGGTAGATTTACTGATGTTGTTTTCcaatatttaaatgattatattttatcatcaatttatgaatcaataaattggCAACATTTACATAATTTACAAGTTCCAAAATTATTAGGTGATATTTTAGTATTACCTAAAATGTCATTTTCTGctgaagatgaaaaaaatccTTTATCATTTGTTAAACATTATGGtgataaaatatataaacaagTGTAA
- a CDS encoding uncharacterized protein YHR100C orthologue, putative (In S. cerevisiae: putative mitochondrial protein; required for respiratory growth;~spliced gene), which produces MFNLNLSATLNVSRLLYNPSLCLPHITVKSFDQLVLPFTIPTAPNVTIKGIVLDKDNCFAKDHDDKVWPEYEQTWKRLKEIYSKDHLLIVSNSAGTDDDINHIQAKTLESNTGINVLRHSIKKPGCLNEIIQYFAKLNIKPNEIIVIGDRLFTDMVMANMMGSWGCWISQGVELSLKILPKLERDLYNRLVVNRPDNPYYPPTPN; this is translated from the exons ATGTTTAATCTAAATCTAAGTGCAACATTAAATGTTTCAAGGTTGCTTTATAATCCAAGTTTATGTCTACCTCACATTACTGTGAAATCATTTGATCAACTTGTATTACCATTTACAATACCAACAGCACCAAACGTAACCATTAAAGGAATAGTATTAGACAAAGACAATTGTTTTGCAAAAGATCATGATGACAAAGTCTGGCCAGAATATGAA CAAACATGGAAAAgattaaaagaaatatattcCAAAgatcatttattaatagtTAGTAACTCTGCTGGaactgatgatgatataaaTCATATCCAAGCGAAAACATTAGAATCAAACACAGGGATAAATGTTCTTCGTcattcaattaaaaaaccAGGTTgtttaaatgaaataattcaatattttgcTAAATTAAACATTAAaccaaatgaaattataGTTATTGGTGATAGATTATTCACTGATATGGTTATGGCTAATATGATGGGATCTTGGGGTTGTTGGATAAGTCAAGGAGTAGAATTaagtttgaaaattttacCTAAATTAGAAAGAGATTTGTATAATAGATTAGTTGTTAATCGTCCTGATAATCCATATTACCCACCAACTCCTAATTAA
- a CDS encoding component of glycosylphosphatidylinositol-mannosyltransferase, putative (Similar to S. cerevisiae PBN1;~In S. cerevisiae: essential component of glycosylphosphatidylinositol-mannosyltransferase I, required for the autocatalytic post-translational processing of the protease B precursor Prb1p, localizes to ER in lumenal orientation; homolog of mammalian PIG-X): protein MRQRTTIYNPYSSHDGIIINLNRTNFQLSSIPNYPFIIENKYTIKQSQESYENKLYSTIKQLRIQTKFINKSGSPIFSFNYQSGLNIYVVPYFNVDKLKFWKQVEQLIEKLLNIKIDQKNWIQNGNSFYYYDIQPIELKEINFNLNSYSNSNSNLNLNSNSNYDYIYDEDKIIIRELLTDIEKIEFNLDNSGIYKEIGLFLIDKKITTTNDDLNLSGLRVIFDGSNNTEGNDNNDNNKEEQEVVQESIHKTMFHIKPRHRILSSSESNSKIISQGLHHILNTKINISLPIDDDIDNIKECKFYYYLNLNKSLIFDQFQDIPIGSKLIINNGNKNLELPEYKINQWGNELLFEFNNSILYNDNLEINLTIHSRYQLPKNGNNNDYQFSKIFNSLPKLFIGCNINKESNLLDKSPFDTKRDIKIGDNYEIYFTENTVFYHLQQDINTNTNKLLEINIPHGKTTFDRINNITTFGLLIGILMILYGILTKIFTIKKLKRD from the coding sequence atgagaCAAAGAACTACTATTTATAATCCTTATTCTAGTCATGATGGAATTATAATTAATCTTAATCGAACAAATTTCCAATTATCAAGTATACCTAATTATCCATTCATAATTGAGAATAAATATACTATTAAACAATCACAAGAATCATacgaaaataaattatatctgacaattaaacaattaagaattcaaacaaaatttattaataaatctggttcaccaattttttcatttaattatcaatcaGGACTTAATATTTATGTTGTACCTTATTTtaatgttgataaattgaaattttggaaacaagttgaacaattaattgaaaaattattaaatattaagattgatcaaaaaaattggattcaAAATGgtaattctttttattattatgatattcaaccaattgaattaaaagaaatcaattttaatttaaattcatattcaaattcaaattcaaatttaaatttaaattcaaattcaaattatgattatatatatgatgaagataaaattattattcgagaattattaactgatattgaaaaaatagaatttaATCTTGATAATCTGGGGATttataaagaaattggattatttttaattgataaaaaaatcactactactaatgatgatttaaatttaagTGGTCTTAGAGTGATTTTTGATGGAAGTAATAATACTGAGggaaatgataataatgataataataaagaagaacaagaagtaGTACAAGAATCAATACATAAGACAATGTTTCATATAAAACCAAGACATAGAATTTTAAGTTCAAGTGAATCCAATTCTAAAATTATTTCACAAGGTTTACATCATATTTTGAATActaaaattaatatatctttaccaattgatgatgatattgataacaTTAAAGAATgtaaattttattattatttgaatttaaataaatcattaatatttgatcaatttcaagATATTCCTATTGGAtctaaattaattattaataatggtaataaaaatttagaattaccagaatataaaataaatcaatggGGTAATGAActtttatttgaatttaataatagtattctttataatgataatttagaaataaatttaacaaTTCATTCAAGATATCAATTACcaaaaaatggaaataataatgattatcaattttcaaaaatatttaattcattaccaaaattatttattggttgtaatattaataaagaaagtaatttattagataaatCTCCTTTTGATACTAAACGAGATATTAAAATTGGTGATAATTATGAAATTTATTTCACTGAAAATACTgttttttatcatttacaACAAGATATTAATACAAATaccaataaattattagagatTAATATTCCTCATGGTAAAACTACATTTGAtagaattaataatatcactacatttggtttattaattggtatattaatgattttatatGGTATTTTAACCAAAATTTTTAccattaaaaaattgaaacgAGATTAA
- a CDS encoding conserved hypothetical protein (spliced gene) yields MVHNVLFDPPLPDGQRINVGNNTIIENLYSIYNLAIFKNIFRTYLTFLLIQYILIYICVPLDDIENRPPICIISTAYTLIMFVINASVLPLCSGTIPTILSLRCLFSSFILEFISLILNIIAVIQSIQIGPMYEIERERGKVITKTRVDKYIIFFQIISMVFSLLSTICVFILMIICEKALEYIGNKVDRRVLKRNKKIRIGTESIDDYRYRLDRYYSV; encoded by the exons ATGGTTCATAACGTTTTATTTGATCCTCCTCTACCTGATGGTCAAAGAATTAATGTTGGtaataatacaataattgaaaatcttTATAGTATTTATAATCTTGCTATATTCAAAAACATTTTCCGAACTTATTtaacatttttattaatccAATATATTcttatttatatttgtgTTCCATTagatgatattgaaaatcgTCCTCCAATTTGTATTATTTCAACAGCTTATACCTTAATTATG TTTGTTATTAATGCTCTGGTTTTACCATTATGTTCAGGTACTATACCAACAATACTTTCTTTAAGATGTTTATTCAGTTCATTTATATTGGaatttatttcattaatattaaatataattgcTGTTATTCAAAGTATTCAAATTGGTCCTATGTATGAAATTGAACGTGAACGAGGGAAAGTAATAACTAAAACAAGagttgataaatatattatttttttccaaattattTCCATGgtgttttcattattatcaacaatttgtgtttttattttaatgataatttgtGAAAAGGCATTAGAATATATTGGTAATAAAGTTGATAGAAGAGTACTTAAAcggaataaaaaaattcgTATTGGTACTGAATCAATAGATGATTATCGTTATAGATTAGATAGATATTACTCTGTttaa